A window from Halomicrobium urmianum encodes these proteins:
- a CDS encoding DUF5785 family protein — MDWPFDPDGEKGSEGRRKYGHAILAKKIDEEEDFPLSADEYVDQYGDHPVRIDYETVVSVEEIFEHVDQAEFEDFPDFHGTVGEALRGADYWPYRLEHA, encoded by the coding sequence ATGGACTGGCCGTTCGATCCCGACGGTGAGAAAGGCAGCGAGGGGCGTCGCAAGTACGGGCACGCCATCCTGGCGAAGAAGATCGACGAGGAGGAGGACTTCCCTCTCTCCGCGGACGAGTACGTCGACCAGTACGGCGACCACCCCGTCCGGATCGACTACGAGACCGTCGTGAGCGTCGAGGAGATCTTCGAGCACGTCGACCAGGCGGAGTTCGAGGACTTCCCGGACTTCCACGGCACGGTCGGCGAGGCGCTCCGTGGGGCCGATTACTGGCCCTACCGCCTGGAACACGCCTGA
- a CDS encoding lactonase family protein yields MTDDRIAFVGTYTDGDSEGVYTVRVDAEGRIERLGATDAGENPSFLALHPNRDYLYAVNEVDEGAVTAMEIGEDGDLTSLNQIVTGGGADPCHCTADATGQYLLAAHYTGGAVAMLPIEDDGAVGEPTAVVEHEGESVHPERQNGPHPHSIQPGPDNEYAYAPDLGTDRVYVYELDLESGDLVPADQPSVELPDGAGPRHLDFHPNGRHAYLINELDSTITTLDRDPDTGALTVVDAVSTLPADYDGENITADVHVHPSGEFVYGSNRGHDSVAAFAVDEDSGELEPVDRVSTRGEWPRNFAITPDGAHLLAENADTDDVVTFAIDDETGELSATGDVTDLPSPVCLQFLD; encoded by the coding sequence ATGACTGACGACCGAATCGCGTTCGTGGGTACGTACACGGACGGCGACAGCGAGGGCGTCTACACCGTTCGAGTGGACGCCGAGGGCCGGATCGAGCGACTGGGCGCGACTGACGCCGGGGAGAACCCCTCTTTCCTGGCGTTGCACCCGAACAGGGACTACCTGTACGCGGTCAACGAGGTCGACGAGGGCGCCGTGACCGCCATGGAGATCGGCGAGGACGGCGACCTGACGAGCCTGAATCAGATCGTCACGGGCGGCGGCGCCGATCCCTGTCATTGCACCGCCGACGCGACCGGACAGTACCTCCTCGCGGCTCACTACACGGGCGGTGCCGTCGCGATGCTACCCATCGAGGACGACGGGGCCGTCGGCGAACCGACGGCCGTCGTCGAACACGAGGGCGAGAGCGTCCATCCCGAGCGACAGAACGGACCGCACCCGCACTCCATCCAGCCCGGGCCGGACAACGAGTACGCCTACGCACCCGACCTCGGGACGGACCGCGTGTACGTCTACGAACTCGATCTGGAGAGCGGCGACCTCGTCCCCGCAGACCAGCCTTCCGTCGAACTGCCCGACGGAGCGGGGCCGCGACACCTCGACTTCCATCCGAACGGGCGCCACGCCTACCTGATCAACGAACTGGACTCCACGATCACCACGCTGGATCGCGACCCCGACACGGGCGCGCTGACGGTCGTCGACGCCGTCTCAACGCTCCCGGCGGACTACGACGGGGAGAACATCACCGCCGACGTGCACGTCCATCCCTCGGGCGAGTTCGTGTACGGGTCCAACCGGGGCCACGACAGCGTCGCGGCCTTCGCGGTCGACGAGGACAGCGGCGAACTCGAACCGGTCGACCGCGTCTCCACGCGGGGCGAGTGGCCGCGCAACTTCGCGATCACGCCGGACGGCGCGCACCTGCTGGCGGAGAACGCAGACACCGACGACGTCGTCACCTTCGCGATCGACGACGAGACCGGCGAACTCTCGGCGACGGGTGACGTGACGGACCTGCCGAGCCCCGTCTGCCTGCAGTTCCTCGACTGA
- a CDS encoding DoxX family protein — protein MSPSQKTAVHEPDSSGIEEVTVTMEQPIEDSRLFFIARLLFGSVLAFTAIDNLRNLEGRIQYAGSKGAPRPEQTVPAMSASLLLGAVGVVLWRLPTLALAAVVSFLLSVTPVMHDFWTIDDPQERQQEQIQFLKNTALLGAAFAFLRIARRSYRRN, from the coding sequence ATGAGCCCGTCCCAGAAAACCGCCGTGCACGAACCGGACTCTTCTGGCATCGAGGAAGTGACAGTCACCATGGAGCAGCCGATCGAGGACTCGCGGCTGTTCTTCATAGCCCGCCTCCTGTTCGGGAGCGTCTTGGCGTTCACGGCGATCGACAACCTTCGCAATCTCGAAGGCCGGATCCAGTACGCCGGTTCGAAAGGCGCGCCCCGGCCCGAGCAGACAGTCCCGGCCATGAGCGCGTCGCTGTTGCTCGGTGCCGTCGGCGTCGTGCTGTGGCGGCTCCCGACGCTGGCGCTCGCCGCCGTCGTCTCCTTCCTGCTCAGCGTCACCCCGGTGATGCACGACTTCTGGACGATCGACGACCCCCAGGAGCGCCAGCAAGAGCAGATCCAGTTCCTGAAGAACACCGCGCTGCTGGGCGCCGCGTTCGCCTTCCTGCGGATCGCCCGGCGGAGCTATCGTAGAAATTGA
- a CDS encoding alkaline phosphatase family protein, which translates to MAVPGVTEHVYDGLDGFGQRLADVTTRSDAPAYVHAYLDHVDRVSHHEGTESDGFRETVATVCDELSAFVDGLEDEVARETLLLVTADHGHVNTDPERNVDLSERDALVAALRRHADGTPIRMSGSPRNVHLHLRDDGVSEALAALSDLDVATFTRDEALDRGLFGDRESSDRFRRRCGDLVVTHRDLGTWFGDAEPDELDLVGMHGGLHPDEMLVPFAAVRVDRLR; encoded by the coding sequence GTGGCGGTCCCGGGCGTCACGGAGCACGTCTACGACGGGCTCGACGGGTTCGGGCAGCGACTGGCCGACGTCACGACGCGGAGCGACGCGCCCGCGTACGTCCACGCGTACCTCGACCACGTCGACCGCGTCTCGCACCACGAGGGGACCGAGAGCGACGGGTTCCGGGAGACCGTGGCGACCGTCTGCGACGAGCTGTCGGCCTTCGTCGACGGGCTGGAGGACGAGGTCGCCCGCGAGACGCTCCTGCTGGTGACGGCCGATCACGGCCACGTGAACACGGACCCGGAGCGGAACGTCGACCTCTCGGAGCGCGACGCGCTGGTGGCGGCCCTCCGGCGACACGCGGACGGAACGCCGATCAGGATGTCGGGGAGCCCGCGGAACGTCCACCTGCACCTGCGGGACGACGGCGTATCGGAGGCACTGGCGGCGCTGTCGGACCTCGACGTAGCGACGTTCACGCGCGACGAGGCACTGGATCGCGGCCTGTTCGGCGATAGAGAGTCGAGCGACCGGTTCCGTCGCCGCTGCGGTGACCTCGTCGTCACCCACCGCGACCTCGGGACGTGGTTCGGCGACGCCGAGCCGGACGAGCTGGACCTGGTGGGAATGCACGGCGGGTTACATCCCGACGAGATGTTGGTACCGTTCGCGGCGGTGCGGGTCGACCGGCTCCGGTGA
- a CDS encoding uracil-DNA glycosylase codes for MDANQETVANPFGMDEECQNCPALCETRETIAHGYGDVGADFIVLGDSPSEGADETGIPFVGEQERELLDVLAAVDLCEDPDAAEPKLNGVFLTYVTRCRHPDRDATDEEVVNCEPYLNSEVRMINPELLLPVGQRPLEELAFEYTTMSEDELDVREQHATTLRGRGFEIIPVIPPAEQTDEEREELLEHLSETLGRDYRQTKGRRAR; via the coding sequence ATGGACGCCAACCAGGAGACCGTAGCGAACCCCTTCGGCATGGACGAGGAGTGTCAGAACTGCCCCGCGCTCTGCGAGACGCGGGAGACTATCGCCCACGGCTACGGCGACGTCGGGGCGGACTTTATCGTCCTCGGCGACAGCCCCAGCGAGGGTGCCGACGAGACTGGGATCCCCTTCGTCGGGGAGCAAGAGCGCGAACTGCTGGACGTCCTGGCCGCCGTCGACCTCTGCGAGGACCCCGACGCCGCGGAGCCGAAGCTGAACGGCGTCTTCCTCACCTACGTCACGCGCTGTCGCCACCCGGACCGCGACGCCACCGACGAGGAGGTCGTCAACTGCGAGCCGTACCTCAACAGCGAGGTGCGGATGATCAACCCCGAACTGCTGCTCCCCGTCGGCCAGCGGCCGCTGGAGGAACTGGCCTTCGAGTACACCACGATGAGCGAGGACGAACTCGACGTCCGGGAGCAACACGCCACGACGCTCCGCGGGCGCGGGTTCGAGATTATCCCCGTGATCCCGCCGGCGGAGCAGACCGACGAGGAGCGCGAGGAGCTTCTGGAACACCTCTCGGAGACGCTGGGGCGCGACTACCGCCAGACGAAGGGTCGGCGCGCCCGGTAA
- the aroA gene encoding 3-phosphoshikimate 1-carboxyvinyltransferase — protein sequence MDADVSRSTVRGTAQAPPSKSYTHRAILAAGYADGALVHDPLVSADTKATMRAVTKYGGSVGLRDDGATLSVDGFDGDPETPADVIDCANSGTTMRLVTATGALQDGLTVLTGDDSLRSRPQGPLLDAIEQLDGRAESTRANGQAPLVVGGPVEGGAVSIPGDVSSQYITALLMAGAVTDDGVEVDLTTELKSAPYVDITLEVLEDFGVEAERTDAGFAVPGGQSYEPVGGEYHVPGDFSSISYLLAAGVLAAEDELTITSAYPSAQGDTAIVDVVERMGGDVDWDREDGVITARRSDLSGVEVSVADTPDLLPTIAVLGAAADGTTRIVDAEHVRYKETDRVSAMAEELSAMGASVEEEQDALIVHGGESELRGTAVDGRADHRIIMSLAVAGLVADGTTTVEGIEHVDVSFPGFFDVLYDLGATVDR from the coding sequence ATGGACGCAGACGTCTCTCGCTCCACGGTTCGGGGGACCGCGCAGGCGCCCCCCTCGAAGAGCTACACGCACCGCGCCATCCTGGCGGCCGGCTACGCCGACGGCGCGCTGGTGCACGATCCCCTCGTGAGCGCCGATACGAAGGCGACGATGCGCGCCGTCACGAAGTACGGCGGCAGCGTCGGCCTCCGCGACGACGGCGCGACGCTTTCCGTCGACGGGTTCGACGGCGACCCGGAGACCCCGGCCGACGTGATCGACTGCGCCAACAGCGGCACCACGATGCGACTCGTCACCGCCACGGGCGCGCTGCAGGACGGCCTGACGGTGCTGACCGGCGACGACTCCCTGCGCTCCCGGCCGCAGGGACCGCTGCTGGACGCAATCGAGCAACTGGACGGCCGCGCGGAGAGCACCCGCGCCAACGGCCAGGCGCCGCTGGTGGTCGGAGGTCCCGTCGAGGGCGGGGCGGTGTCCATCCCGGGCGACGTCTCCTCGCAGTACATCACGGCGCTGCTGATGGCCGGCGCGGTCACCGACGATGGCGTCGAGGTGGACCTGACGACGGAACTGAAGTCCGCGCCCTACGTCGATATCACGCTGGAGGTGCTGGAGGACTTCGGCGTCGAGGCCGAGCGCACCGACGCGGGATTCGCCGTCCCCGGCGGCCAGTCCTACGAGCCCGTCGGCGGCGAGTACCACGTCCCCGGCGACTTCTCGTCGATCTCCTACCTGCTGGCCGCCGGCGTGCTGGCGGCCGAGGACGAACTGACGATCACCTCGGCGTACCCGAGCGCGCAGGGCGACACCGCCATCGTCGACGTCGTCGAGCGGATGGGCGGCGACGTCGACTGGGACCGCGAGGACGGCGTCATCACCGCCCGGCGGTCCGACCTCTCCGGCGTCGAGGTCAGCGTCGCCGACACGCCGGACCTCCTGCCGACCATCGCCGTGCTGGGGGCCGCCGCGGACGGCACGACCCGCATCGTCGACGCCGAACACGTCCGCTACAAGGAGACCGACCGCGTCAGCGCGATGGCCGAAGAACTGTCGGCGATGGGCGCCAGCGTCGAGGAGGAACAGGACGCACTGATCGTCCACGGCGGTGAGTCGGAGCTACGCGGTACCGCGGTCGACGGTCGCGCCGACCACCGCATCATCATGTCGCTGGCCGTCGCCGGACTGGTCGCCGACGGGACCACGACCGTCGAAGGCATCGAGCACGTCGACGTCTCGTTCCCCGGGTTCTTCGACGTGCTGTACGATCTGGGAGCGACTGTCGACAGGTGA
- a CDS encoding lactate utilization protein, whose translation MSQKSDYVADAEIDADLDELPDDETVEETVEHLEANGFDVVVVDSAEEALETVQSQIPAGASVMNGHSTTLEEIGFVEYLSEGDHEWESLPDEIWSIDDDAERQAARRESQTADYFLGGINAVSQTGELVAADRSGSRIGAYPFAASNVVIVSGVNKVVPTLEDALDRLASVAYPLENERAQEAYGVESAIAKQLIFRQELEDDRTTVVLIREQLGY comes from the coding sequence ATGTCACAGAAATCCGACTACGTAGCCGACGCGGAGATCGACGCGGATCTCGACGAACTGCCGGACGACGAGACCGTCGAGGAGACGGTCGAACACCTCGAAGCCAACGGGTTCGACGTCGTCGTCGTGGACTCGGCCGAGGAGGCGCTGGAGACGGTCCAGTCGCAGATTCCCGCCGGCGCCTCGGTGATGAACGGCCACTCGACCACCCTCGAGGAGATCGGCTTCGTCGAGTACCTGTCCGAAGGCGACCACGAGTGGGAGAGCCTCCCGGACGAGATCTGGAGCATCGACGACGACGCCGAGCGCCAGGCCGCCCGCCGGGAGTCACAGACCGCCGACTACTTCCTCGGCGGCATCAACGCCGTCTCACAGACCGGCGAACTCGTCGCGGCCGACCGCTCGGGCAGCCGGATCGGCGCCTATCCCTTTGCCGCCAGCAACGTCGTCATCGTCAGCGGCGTGAACAAGGTCGTGCCGACGCTCGAGGACGCGCTCGACCGCCTCGCATCGGTGGCCTACCCCCTCGAGAACGAGCGCGCACAGGAGGCCTACGGCGTCGAGTCCGCCATCGCCAAGCAGCTCATATTCCGCCAGGAGCTCGAGGACGACCGGACGACCGTCGTGCTGATCCGCGAGCAGCTCGGTTACTGA
- a CDS encoding AzlC family ABC transporter permease yields the protein MTSRRDGGRIAGDGESAGEAGSESPSQSVESGGIEPDEGDEPDGVTFGWSGLRAGFVTCAPVALGVAGYGIAFGVLADRAGLSLAEATLMSAVVLAGASQIIAVELWADPIPAAAIVLAVFAVNLRYSLMGAALRPWFRTLSPAKVYGSLFFMADENWALTMRDLTSGSGRGAFLLGSGLAMWLFWVASTVAGVAVGGVVGDPARLGLDYALVAVFVALAVELWDGSSSIVPWTVALGTALVTAQLLSGQWHVLAGGGAAAVVEVIRSD from the coding sequence ATGACGAGTCGACGCGACGGCGGGCGGATCGCCGGGGACGGGGAGTCGGCGGGGGAGGCCGGCTCCGAGTCGCCGTCGCAGTCAGTCGAGTCTGGAGGAATCGAACCCGACGAAGGGGACGAGCCGGACGGGGTCACGTTCGGCTGGTCCGGCCTGCGCGCCGGGTTCGTGACCTGCGCTCCCGTCGCGCTCGGCGTCGCCGGATACGGTATCGCCTTCGGCGTCCTGGCGGACCGGGCCGGGCTGAGCCTTGCGGAGGCGACGCTGATGAGCGCCGTCGTGCTGGCGGGGGCCTCCCAGATCATCGCCGTCGAGCTCTGGGCGGACCCGATCCCGGCCGCGGCCATCGTGCTGGCGGTGTTCGCGGTGAACCTGCGGTACTCGCTGATGGGGGCCGCGCTCCGGCCCTGGTTCCGGACGCTCTCGCCGGCGAAGGTCTACGGTAGCCTGTTCTTCATGGCCGACGAGAACTGGGCGCTGACGATGCGCGACCTGACGTCCGGGAGCGGGCGCGGCGCGTTCCTGCTCGGCAGCGGCCTCGCGATGTGGCTCTTCTGGGTCGCGTCGACGGTGGCCGGCGTCGCCGTCGGCGGCGTCGTCGGCGACCCCGCCAGGCTCGGGCTGGACTACGCGCTCGTCGCGGTGTTCGTCGCGCTGGCGGTCGAACTCTGGGACGGGTCGTCGTCGATCGTCCCGTGGACGGTCGCGCTCGGGACGGCGCTGGTCACCGCTCAGCTGCTCTCTGGGCAATGGCACGTCCTCGCGGGCGGCGGCGCGGCCGCGGTCGTCGAGGTGATCCGAAGTGACTAG
- a CDS encoding ABC transporter ATP-binding protein, producing MPEYAIAADDLSVTYSDGTRAVRGVDLRVPEGEFFGFLGPNGAGKTTTIKVLSTLLSPTGGDVRVMGHDVEDEAAAVRRSIGYMAQETSVDRDLTARENVRFACDAYGVPRSERAGRIDELLELVDLADVGDKQASEFSGGMKKRLDAATALVHRPPLVFLDEPTTGLDPAARNRLWEYFRRINDQGTTIFLTTQYLEEADQLCERLAVIRDGEIVVTGSPADLKREVGGEVLELDVSADERERARRVLEDADPIAPEDGVEVTDDGLTVTSRRAREIGTDLLVALRDAGITVTGFNVRSPTLDDVFLAVTNEEAAEQREVAE from the coding sequence ATGCCTGAGTACGCCATCGCGGCCGACGACCTCAGCGTGACCTACAGCGACGGCACCCGGGCCGTTCGGGGCGTCGACCTGCGGGTCCCCGAAGGGGAGTTCTTCGGGTTCCTGGGCCCGAACGGGGCGGGGAAGACGACCACGATCAAGGTGCTGTCGACGCTGCTCTCGCCCACGGGCGGCGACGTGCGCGTCATGGGCCACGACGTCGAGGACGAGGCCGCCGCGGTCCGCCGCTCCATCGGGTACATGGCCCAGGAGACCAGCGTCGACCGCGACCTCACTGCGCGCGAGAACGTCCGATTCGCCTGCGACGCCTACGGCGTCCCCCGGAGCGAGCGAGCCGGGCGGATCGACGAACTGCTGGAGCTCGTGGACCTGGCCGACGTGGGGGACAAGCAGGCCAGCGAGTTCTCCGGCGGGATGAAGAAGCGACTGGACGCCGCGACGGCGCTGGTCCACCGGCCACCGCTGGTCTTCCTCGACGAGCCCACGACGGGCCTGGACCCCGCCGCGAGAAACCGCCTCTGGGAGTACTTCCGCCGGATCAACGACCAGGGGACGACCATCTTCCTCACCACGCAGTACCTCGAGGAGGCCGACCAGCTCTGTGAGCGGCTGGCGGTGATCCGCGACGGCGAGATCGTCGTCACCGGCTCGCCCGCCGACCTCAAGCGCGAGGTCGGCGGCGAAGTGCTGGAACTGGACGTGAGCGCGGACGAGCGCGAGCGGGCCCGCCGCGTCCTCGAAGACGCCGATCCGATCGCTCCAGAGGACGGCGTCGAGGTGACCGACGACGGCCTCACCGTCACGTCGCGGCGGGCGCGAGAGATCGGGACCGACCTCCTCGTTGCGCTCCGGGACGCCGGGATCACGGTGACCGGATTCAACGTCCGGTCGCCGACGCTCGACGACGTGTTCCTGGCCGTGACGAACGAGGAGGCCGCCGAGCAGCGGGAGGTGGCCGAATGA
- a CDS encoding AzlD family protein, producing MSDPLALRPWVVLVVAATAVVTYLTKVGGIWLLSRVEVSDRVRAGLEVLPGAIVVAVLGPQLAEGGPPEWAAAAVVALVARRTGNILLSLAAGVGAVVAFRALL from the coding sequence GTGAGTGACCCCCTCGCCCTGCGCCCGTGGGTCGTCCTCGTCGTGGCGGCCACGGCCGTCGTGACCTACCTCACGAAGGTCGGCGGGATCTGGCTGCTGAGCCGCGTCGAGGTCAGCGACCGTGTCAGGGCCGGGCTGGAGGTGCTCCCGGGCGCGATCGTCGTCGCGGTGCTGGGCCCGCAACTCGCCGAGGGCGGGCCGCCGGAGTGGGCCGCGGCCGCCGTCGTCGCGCTCGTCGCCCGGCGGACGGGGAACATCCTCCTCTCGCTGGCCGCCGGGGTGGGCGCCGTCGTTGCGTTCCGGGCACTCCTGTGA
- a CDS encoding M24 family metallopeptidase: MDPDFSDLDAYLDEQGLDGYLIDADSEDADQYYLSGFDAPDPFVTLYDGEVHLLFSRSLEYGRATREARAESVERYVDYDYEAKTEEHGRREAVWHVLADFLDAYDVDSVAVPPRFPVATADGVRARGVAVEPDEDSAVTEVRATKTEDEVELIRDAQAANEKAMVAAERALRDADVAADGTLELDGEPLTSERVKEEIEVTLLREGCALDDTIVACGSDAADPHDRGSGPLTAGDPVVVDIFPRDKETKYHGDMTRTFVVGEPSETVREWYDLTAEAHGAALDAVGPGVTGADVHDAVCDVYEAAGLPTLRSDESTETGFIHSTGHGVGLDVHELPRVGPNGGELEPGHVITIEPGLYDPDVGGLRLEDLVVVTEDGYENLTDYPMELVV; this comes from the coding sequence ATGGACCCGGACTTCTCGGACCTCGACGCGTACCTCGACGAACAGGGCCTCGACGGCTACCTGATCGACGCCGACTCCGAGGACGCCGATCAGTACTACCTCTCGGGGTTCGACGCGCCCGACCCCTTCGTCACGCTCTACGACGGCGAGGTCCACCTCCTGTTCTCGCGCAGCCTGGAGTACGGCCGCGCCACGCGGGAGGCCCGCGCCGAGAGCGTCGAGCGGTACGTCGACTATGACTACGAGGCGAAGACCGAGGAACACGGCCGGCGCGAGGCGGTGTGGCACGTCCTCGCGGACTTCCTCGACGCCTACGACGTCGACTCCGTGGCCGTCCCGCCGCGGTTCCCCGTCGCGACGGCCGACGGCGTTCGCGCCCGGGGCGTCGCCGTCGAACCCGACGAGGACAGCGCCGTCACGGAGGTCCGCGCGACGAAGACCGAGGACGAGGTGGAACTGATCCGGGACGCGCAGGCGGCCAACGAGAAGGCCATGGTCGCGGCCGAGCGGGCGCTTCGCGACGCCGACGTCGCCGCGGACGGGACGCTCGAACTCGACGGCGAACCCCTCACCAGCGAGCGCGTCAAGGAAGAGATCGAGGTGACGCTCCTTCGGGAGGGGTGCGCACTGGACGACACCATCGTCGCCTGCGGCAGCGACGCTGCCGACCCGCACGACAGGGGGAGCGGACCGCTGACGGCCGGCGATCCAGTCGTCGTCGACATCTTCCCGCGGGACAAGGAGACGAAGTATCACGGTGACATGACCCGGACGTTCGTCGTCGGCGAGCCGTCCGAGACCGTCCGCGAGTGGTACGATCTCACCGCCGAGGCCCACGGGGCGGCCCTGGACGCGGTCGGGCCCGGCGTGACGGGTGCCGACGTCCACGACGCCGTCTGCGACGTCTACGAGGCGGCCGGCCTGCCGACGCTGCGGTCCGACGAGTCGACCGAGACGGGCTTCATCCACAGCACCGGCCACGGCGTCGGCCTGGACGTCCACGAACTGCCGCGGGTCGGCCCCAACGGTGGCGAACTGGAACCGGGCCACGTCATCACCATCGAACCGGGCC
- the aroC gene encoding chorismate synthase: protein MNGNEFGRLFRVTTYGESHGEAMGCTVSGVPAGVELSEEDIQEDLDRRKPGQSMITTSRGEPDKVAIQSGLQDGYTTGTPVGMVIQNKDARSGKYEPFITAPRPSHGDYTYSAKFGTRNWGGGGRSSARETVNWVAAGGIAKQVLEQSEYDVQIKAHVDQIGDVKAGEVTWEDMLEHTEENEVRCADPEAAEEMRDLADEYQKAGDSIGGAIYFECRGVPRGLGAPRFDSFPARLGQMMYSIPAVNDFEYGIGRDARTATGTEYTEDWEFDENGDPTPVGNDHGGIQGGITTGDPIYGEVTWHPPVSFPKTQKTVDWETGEEKEITVTGRHDPVLPPRAVPVVEALLYCTVLDFMLLGGRINPDRLDDRPGEYDTDYHPSSPQNDPEDADTHARTVDED, encoded by the coding sequence ATGAACGGGAACGAGTTCGGCCGGCTCTTTCGTGTGACGACCTACGGCGAGTCACACGGGGAGGCTATGGGGTGTACCGTCTCCGGCGTCCCGGCCGGCGTCGAGCTGTCCGAGGAGGACATTCAGGAGGACCTCGACCGCCGGAAGCCCGGCCAGTCGATGATCACGACCTCGCGAGGGGAACCCGACAAGGTGGCGATCCAGTCGGGACTGCAGGACGGCTACACGACGGGCACGCCCGTCGGGATGGTCATCCAGAACAAGGACGCCCGCTCGGGCAAGTACGAGCCGTTCATCACGGCGCCGCGGCCCTCGCACGGCGACTACACCTACTCGGCCAAGTTCGGCACGCGCAACTGGGGCGGCGGCGGGCGCTCCTCGGCGCGTGAGACGGTCAACTGGGTGGCCGCCGGAGGCATCGCCAAGCAGGTGCTGGAGCAGAGCGAGTACGACGTCCAGATCAAGGCCCACGTCGACCAGATCGGCGACGTGAAAGCGGGCGAGGTGACCTGGGAGGACATGCTGGAGCACACCGAGGAGAACGAGGTCCGGTGCGCCGACCCCGAGGCGGCCGAGGAGATGCGCGACCTCGCCGACGAGTACCAGAAAGCGGGCGACTCCATCGGCGGGGCCATCTACTTCGAGTGCCGCGGCGTCCCCCGCGGCCTCGGCGCACCCCGGTTCGATTCGTTCCCCGCCCGCCTCGGCCAGATGATGTACTCGATCCCCGCCGTGAACGACTTCGAGTACGGCATCGGCCGCGACGCGCGGACTGCGACAGGAACGGAGTACACCGAGGACTGGGAGTTCGACGAGAACGGGGACCCCACCCCGGTCGGCAACGACCACGGTGGCATCCAGGGCGGCATCACGACCGGCGATCCCATCTACGGCGAGGTCACCTGGCACCCGCCCGTCTCCTTCCCCAAGACCCAGAAGACGGTCGACTGGGAGACCGGCGAGGAGAAGGAGATCACGGTCACGGGTCGCCACGACCCCGTGCTCCCGCCGCGGGCCGTCCCGGTCGTCGAGGCGCTGCTGTACTGCACCGTGCTGGACTTCATGCTGCTGGGCGGCCGGATCAATCCCGACCGGCTCGACGACCGACCGGGCGAGTACGACACCGACTACCACCCCTCCAGTCCGCAGAACGATCCCGAGGACGCGGACACCCACGCCAGGACCGTCGACGAAGACTGA
- a CDS encoding ABC transporter permease gives MSRDGGGNSYLADVWTNYRRWTLKAVRNPFVITGSLLQPIIFFVLFTQVFGGIATQALESNGAAISYETYLVPAIAVQVSLAAAASSGIGLVNDIEEGMFDKVLVTPMRRSAVFLGKSLAEITRIAAQIVIILVLGALLGARYQTGLAGMLGIVAVGVVFSLWFTAFSNIVALVTRDQESTIIGANILQFPLLFVSSAFLPLDALPGWIQVVARFNPITYGVDAARALTLDRDVLTVLDVTAFGGIWDTLVPALAVLLALDLVLGGAAVVMLNRAAGTAVE, from the coding sequence ATGAGCCGCGACGGCGGCGGCAACAGCTACCTCGCCGACGTATGGACCAACTACCGTCGGTGGACGCTGAAGGCCGTCCGGAACCCCTTCGTCATCACGGGGTCGCTCCTCCAGCCGATCATCTTCTTCGTGCTGTTCACGCAGGTGTTCGGCGGCATCGCCACGCAGGCGCTGGAGTCCAACGGCGCGGCGATCAGCTACGAGACGTACCTCGTGCCGGCCATCGCCGTCCAGGTGTCGCTGGCCGCGGCGGCGTCGTCCGGGATCGGCCTCGTCAACGACATCGAGGAGGGGATGTTCGACAAGGTCCTCGTGACGCCGATGCGCCGCTCCGCGGTCTTCCTCGGGAAGAGCCTCGCGGAGATCACCCGCATCGCCGCCCAGATCGTCATCATTCTCGTCCTGGGCGCGCTGCTTGGCGCGCGCTACCAGACGGGCCTCGCCGGCATGCTCGGCATCGTCGCCGTCGGCGTCGTCTTCTCGCTGTGGTTCACCGCGTTCTCGAACATCGTCGCGCTGGTGACCCGCGACCAGGAGTCGACGATCATCGGCGCGAACATCCTCCAGTTCCCCCTGCTGTTCGTCTCCAGCGCCTTCCTCCCGCTGGACGCACTGCCCGGCTGGATCCAGGTCGTCGCGCGGTTCAACCCGATCACCTACGGCGTCGACGCCGCGCGGGCGCTGACGCTCGACCGAGACGTGCTGACCGTGCTCGACGTCACCGCCTTCGGCGGCATCTGGGACACGCTCGTCCCCGCGCTGGCCGTCCTCCTCGCGCTTGACCTCGTACTCGGCGGCGCGGCAGTCGTCATGCTCAATCGGGCCGCTGGGACAGCAGTCGAGTGA